Genomic segment of Camarhynchus parvulus chromosome 1A, STF_HiC, whole genome shotgun sequence:
AGGCTCAGAAAAGGTGATCTCTGTGTTCTTAAATCACCCATTGCTTGCTATCCATGTGTCAGGATACTTGCTATCTTTAATATGTGTTTTCATATTTGTTCAGAAGAGTCATCTGTTACTCAGTGCCCAGAATGGGTGTTATGGGGTGAATTGCAGATAGAAACAGAAATGTAGAAGTTGGACTTGTGTAGTCAATAAACCTCTGtagtggaaataaaaaggagaaacatCTTGCCAAGGTTCTGGAGAAgcagtctgtccctgtctctgcttggagctctgtggctgtgaggagcagctccctgagcacaAACTGTGCTAAGATGATTCAAAATCAGATGGCTTTGTGGGTGATCCTTAGCTTAGCCCAGCCTGACTAATGACAAAAGGCAGATTTAACTGAAACCTCAGGTAAGATGCCATAGATGTCATAAGGCATAGCGCccttttaaaaacctttaatAAGCATTGTCCTCCTTGAGCATTTACAGAATGTTTCCATGGTTCTATGGATTGGCACCTGTATTTCCTCTTTAGCCTTCAGGTCCAAGCTGATAATTGAATTTTCCTTCATAAATACCAATACTATGGACTAAATTGGCACAAAGACTGTCTaatgctttttaattatttatttcataagcTAATAAAACTTTCACAGTTGTTTTTAACTATTGGGGATTGTTTGGCCTTTTTAAGGCATTACAATGAGGCCTCTTTCACTTTTGTGCAGGAATTGTTTACTGCTTTTCTCAGAAGGATTCTGAGCAAGTTACTATGAGTTTGCAGAAACTGGGAATCAAGGCAGGGACTTACCATGCAAACATGGATGCTAAATATAAAACCAAAGTTCATAAAGGATGGGCAACAAATCAAATCCAGGTTAAGTAAATACTTTACATGGacttatgttttatttaaacaaattgtGATTTGGTAGCTTGATGATTTCtcaatccttttctttttcacaggtTGTAGTGGCAACTGTTGCTTTTGGCATGGGAATTGATAAACCTGATGTGAGGTTTGTAATCCATCACTCTATGAGCAAGTCCATGGAAAACTACTACCAAGAGAGTGGACGTGCAGGTATTGCAGGCAGTGGCTTTTGCCAAGTTGCCACTGACATCCACTACACCAGCAAAACTgtccttctgttttccaggcagTTGTGCAAAGTCTCTTCCTTTGAGACAGTTTCCAAAGGGTGTAATGAAACTGCCTCTGTAAAGAGGCTTTAAATAGAAACTGAATTCATGACCACACCTCTACTGCAGTAAGAATAACTGGCTATCTAGCATCTTTTTAAATACTTGATTTTCTATCAAATCTGTGGTTTACCAGAATAACATGACACAGATCTGATatacaattttatttgttttattttgcacagTACCTGGGATGTGTGATTCACTCAGATTGCCTCTAGATGATGTTTAATCATTGTAtgaatttcagaaatacaaGTAGAATGGGAagtctggagcagggaattttAAGGATTGATCAATGTTTAGCAGCATTAAACACCTGTTATGGCCAAACTCCACCCccaaaaatgttttgcagtgttttgggtttttttgatctTGTTCATCTCATTACTGTTTTAAAGACAGATTTGAGTCTATGTGGAGAAGAGCTTATGAAAGAACTTGAGGGGCAATTGGTTGAGATTGTAATTATCTGTTCATTTTAATGCATTGCAGGTAGAGATGACCAAAAAGCTGACTGCATTTTGTATTATGGGTTTGGAGATATATTCAGAATCAGCTCAATGGTGGTGATGGAAAATGTTGGCCAAGAGAAGCTGTATGATATGGTATCTTATTGCCAAAATATGAACAAGTAAGTTACTGTGGTGGCTTGGTTGCTTAGTTTTTAAATGGGCTAATTATTTGGGGCGGGAGGGGTTAGGgggcatttggaaaaaaaagaaaagaaaaaacctgaaacaaaaccaaaatgaaccCTTCACCAAACAAAAGCACCCACAAAAACAGGAGCAAGCTTGCCAGCTTCAGGATACAATTCTGGAAGTGGTTGTGTTGAGGTGAAGTATCTGTCAACGAACACTGTCTGGATTTCAGATCCCAGTCAGAGGAAATTCCGGAGTTCTGTGGTTTTGGCTCTGAGCTACAGTGTTTAATGGCCACATAGGAATCCAGGTGTGTTTGCTGCTTCACCTGCTTCACTGTGATATTTGGAATATTCATGGAAAATGTGTATCTGTGTTGTGGACAACTGGTGCATCCAGTAAAGCCTTTTGTGGCCTCAGTGTAACCATGAGTTCATATTCTTAAAAGTTTCCCTTGAAACTGCAGATTATACTCCTCTTGTGCTTCAACCAAACTGTTGCTACACCAGTATTGGCATAGCTGATAGGGAATACTGGTGTTGCTGCATTTGTTCTCTGATTTTTCCTCTGATAATTCTTTGTGCTTGTTCTGAGATCTGAGTTGTCCCTGGGAccttttttgccattttcatgTGTATAAGGCAGGTGTGACAAACCCACCTGGGATCCATAGCccccctctgctctcctctcctcaggTGTCGCCGGGTGCTCATAGCTCACCACTTTGATGAGGTGTGGGATTCTGCAAACTGCAACAGAATGTGTGATAACTGCTGTAGAGAGAATGGTAGGTAAAGGACAGGGAACATGGGAAAAGGTGATTTAAAGAAATACCTGGTGTAGAAAAACGCTGAACAAATTTTGTGACCTGTGCTTGTATTACTGACTGTTTTCAAGGTGCAGATTTTGTTATGAATATCTGTTTTTGGTGGCCTGCTGTTGCCAAGTTTGtttaaaagccaaacaaaaaaagccttgCACATATAGCAcaaagatatatatttatatctacaTATAACTCTATGTATAACTACAAAGAGCTTTCTGTTTAAATGTTCCTTCACTTTTACTTGCAGCATGTGGGAAGCTGGATGTAACAGGATACTGCAGGGATCTAATAAAGATCCTTGAGCAAGCTGACAGCATGAGTGAGAAACTCACCCCACTGAAATTAATCGATGCCTGGTCTGGGAAAGGTGTGTCCAAATTCAGGGTGCCTGAAGTTACTCCACCCAAGCACCCTcgagaggagctggagagaaTTATTGCCCATTTACTGCTGCAGCAGTATCTGAAGTATGTAAGAgaactattttgttttctttattttggttttttaacatttagtagtcatttttctttgctctcttgTTACTGCTGTATAACATTAATGGATTCATTCTGTAgtcctgttttcatttcagatgcATTTAATGTATTCTTAAAAACCCTTCAAGTATTGCTATATTTCCATTTCTAAAGTCAGAGGAACAgctgaaatgctgcattttgtgCAAATTAAAAAAGCTGATGGTCTTCTGTATTCAGATAGAATGTTTAAATCTGCAGCAGGATTAATTTTGGAGAAGTCTGCAGTTCATACAGCTCTCATTCACATTCCATGGATAAAGAGAGCAAATGGGGTTGTGCACGTGATGTCTAAGTCAGGAAAGACTGGTTAATGTGGAAGGTGGTACTCagaaattttaagaaagcaTAGTGGAACTAATACCCGTGCTGCCTCTGTAAGAAGTCCGTGTGCTATGTGTTTTGTCTTCTCATATAATCTCTAAGTTTaagaatatttacaaatatctaattcctttattttgacttaatttttctttgcatctcTCTGTAcagctttttaaatattatatagGGTGAGCTGATGAGTTTTACGTACTTTTTGCcacatctcattttcttccatgTGTTTTAAGAGATTGACAAGTGTGCATCTGagtgtttttgtgtgtgtcagGGTCCacaaactgaattattttaagtAACTGTTAAGTGTATTGGAGTAGCTCTAAGTCACCTGACTGTCTACTTGAATAGATGAAGCAGAATGAAGCTGCTCTCTGGAACATCCATCAGAAGGGGTAATGTGTCTCTGTCCTTATGGAAAGAGCTGTTGAGAagagcagtggtggagtcaccattcctgggtCTGTTCACACAACatgcagatgtggcacctggggacatggtttagtgacagtgctgggttgatggttggacttgatgatcttggatgTATTTTctaaccttaatgattctatgattttttttccccctgcataTTCTGGTTTCCATCTCCAACCTTCCCCTGTAACAGTGATTTCATTCATGCAGGGAGGATTTCAGCTTCACAGCCTTTGCCACAATATCCTACCTGAAGGTGGGACCCAAAGCCCGGCTGCTGAAAAAATGAGGGACACGTCATCACCATGGAGGGGATAACAAACAGCAAAAGTGTTTCCAAGGTATTTACATCTGTTCTCATTTGCCATATAGGTATCTTTTCCATTAGAGCTTAATTTAATCATTTGGTATCTGCTCAAAACCTGTTTTGTAGTAATGCAGTCATTCTATCCTCCTCAAATTGCAATTCAGTTACTAGTGCAAACAACACACTTTTCAAACAATGTCAGaagcaaaaatgcagaaaaaaacccagtctaGTCTCTATGCTTAACCTAACACACCCTTTCCATTTTGATAAGTTCCTGGCAATATTTTGacattattatttcatttttaaaggtgTTGAAAATATTGATCTTAGCTTTTATGGTCAGTGAAATGTGAGAATATCAACAATATTCTAATTGTAGGCACTTGCCAGTCTCCTACCACAGAATTTCAAGATGCAACTTCCAGAAGTATTTGGAATGTGATGGAGCACAtgtatatgtgcatatatatgtgtatgcaTGTATATCATAAATATCATAACCTCATAAATATCTTCTCTCTTGTGTGGGAACatgtaaaaaaaaggaaagcagtcGTAGAATTTTAATTGAACTCTCCTTAAATCTTACAGGTCAAACCATCTCAATCTTCACATtcaaaaggaagcagagaaaatgccCAGGCTGGATCAAAGACTGTACAAGATTCAGCGGTGAAGAAATTACAGGAACATAAACGGCCCAGCTGTAGTCCGAACTTAAAAGCAAAGAAGCCTAAGCTTCAGGGCGGTGCACATGACCAACCAGTAGTTATTGACTGAGTGTCACAGACTACATTTAAGATCTAATCATGGTTGCTGCTCCATGGACAgtgcaatatatttttatactctATCTGTTGGAGCTCAGTTGTGTTTGTGGTCTGGACTCTATGAGAAGCAGTGCCCTGCGGCACAGCACTTCTACAGCCTGCCCCCTGGCAAGGGCCTGGGAGCGCTCGTTCCTGTCACCTGGCTAAaggagcctccccagccctgcttacAGGGACCTgggtggggctgctcctggggacaaaGGGTGCTGCCAAGGTCCTGAAACATGCCCTGAGTACAGGGCCTGCACGCTGGCAGCTCACCAGCACGACCGGCAGCATGGGCACACGTCCCGGCCCTGGCTACAGGCGGGTCATGGTGCCCACGCTGCCGCTAAGCGGCTTCGTGCCAACCTCAGAAAGCAGGGGTGAGGCTGGACGCTTTCTCCACCCGTGCATTCTGGGTACCCgcctgtggctgcacagagctcctcttcccctcctggGAAGTCTAAGCTACACTGCTCTGTTTCTGAAGCGGGGGGCTAAAGCACAAACACACTTCCTCACTCACACCAACTAAGGGGAAGACGGGGAGGGGGAGACAGTCCCAGAAGAGGGAGCAAGTTCTCTACAGCCAACCTACTCCAGGGAGCCATTTCTGATGCTGAGTGGGAGAGGAAAGCATCAGATCTGCCCATGCACTGAGGGGAGGCCACAGGGGCCTCCACGCGCTGAAGTGCTtcaggcctggcacagggacacaggctGTGACACGCCCCGAGTACAGAGGGTCACACtggccaggggcagcagcaggcagaaagctgcCGGGGATGGGgaaaagccctgccctgcttaCAGGGTAGCTGGGCTGGAGGCCGGGAGAGCTCCATTTGTCCCCTCCGGTGCGGAGACTGGGGCTCTCACCCTCCTTTACAGGGTAGCCCCTCTCTCCGGGCAGCCAAAGGAGCACAACGGCAAAAGGCCAAGCACAGCAAGGACCAGCCCTGCACATAGGGAGGTTGCCCAGCACAAAGCCAGTCGCGGCACCCTGAAGGTGTCCTGGCCTGGAAAAGCCCTTTGCCCAGAGGGCCCTTCGTGTCCTTTTTCAGCTCCAAGCTGGCGCTTGCCTCGCCGCTCCTGCGGCTCGCTCTTGCCTCGCTGTCCTACGGCTGCTGCAAATGTTGACGAGGACACAATAAAGCCTgaggagctccagctcccaAAGGGGGAACCACCACCCAACAGCCCCACAGTGAGATCCTCGTGCCACCACCCACGCAGCCCCCCAGCTGCCCAAAAGCCTCCAACTTCAGTTTGACTCACCGTCGCGATGTCCGGCGCAGTCCCACGccatgctgggagctgggccCTCTTGGCAAGTGAAGCTGGGTATGCAAAGCAGCGGCCAAGAGGCTGCACCCCTGCTTACAGGGGGCTCAAGCTGCTGCCTGGACTGCAAAGTGCCCGGGACTCCAGAGCACTGGCCCCACTTACAGGGAGGCTCTGGTCCCCAAGGCCTATGGAGGCTCCTTCTCTGCAGTTCTGGGGCGCTCCCCACTAACGGGCGGGCGCCCCACACAGGCTGCCAGCTGAAGGGAGCACAAAGGCTCCCAGACCCGCAGC
This window contains:
- the RECQL gene encoding LOW QUALITY PROTEIN: ATP-dependent DNA helicase Q1 (The sequence of the model RefSeq protein was modified relative to this genomic sequence to represent the inferred CDS: deleted 1 base in 1 codon); protein product: MTAVAVLEEVLVSIENELQAVEMQIQELVDKQQELLQKKMRVKNLIKQSSGDLEAGGSKDTETSAEEWNKKDFPWYEKIKTALQSKFKLQKFRSLQLETVNAAMAGKDIFLVMPTGGGKSLCYQLPAVCSDGFTLVICPLISLMEDQLMVLEQLGISAALLNASSSKEHVKWVHTEMLKRNSQLKLIYVTPEKIAKSKMFMSKLEKAYQAGCLARIAVDEVHCCSQWGHDFRPDYKSLGILKRQFPNTPLIGLTATATNHVLKDAQSILHVQKCITFTASFNRPNLYYEVRHKPSNNEDFIEDIVKTINGRYKGLSGIVYCFSQKDSEQVTMSLQKLGIKAGTYHANMDAKYKTKVHKGWATNQIQVVVATVAFGMGIDKPDVRFVIHHSMSKSMENYYQESGRAGRDDQKADCILYYGFGDIFRISSMVVMENVGQEKLYDMVSYCQNMNKCRRVLIAHHFDEVWDSANCNRMCDNCCRENACGKLDVTGYCRDLIKILEQADSMSEKLTPLKLIDAWSGKGVSKFRVPEVTPPKHPREELERIIAHLLLQQYLKEDFSFTAFATISYLKVGPKARLLKNEGHVITMEGITNSKSVSKVKPSQSSHSKGSRENAQAGSKTVQDSAVKKLQEHKRPSCSPNLKAKKPKLQGGAHDQPVVID